The following DNA comes from Candidatus Cybelea sp..
GTTCCACGGTGCAATCGTGTCGCTGGCGCTCGCCGTTACTTCAAGTTTCGTAGCGTTTTTCGCGGCGCTCGCATGGCGAGGCGGCCGCGCGGCTGACGGAAGCGTCCTTGCCACGCGGCTCCAGGCATGCCTTCCTGGATCTGGGACCATCTTCGTCTCGGCTGCACTCTTCTTTTCGCTCTGCGAATCGCTTGAGGCGGCTCACGCCGCCAGGGGCATCCCGGTAACGCTCGCCGTGCTGGCGCTGGCTAGCTGGGTCATCGGTAAGCTGGCGTGCGCGGTAGTGCGCGCGATCGCCGATGCAGTCATCGCCATAGCGCAAGTTGAATCTGCCTCGCGTGCGCCCCAGTTTTGCGTACGCGACGCGCAAGAGCCGCTTCCAAGACGCACGCCGGCAACCCGTCGCCATCTTGCACGACCTCCTCCGACGGTAGCGCTCCTGCGCGCTTAGGGCGCGCCACCATACATCGTCCGTACCGTCGTCCCACAGGAGGAGACCCTATGTTTCGCATTTCACGGCGCACGGCGCCGTTGTTTGGGATTTCCGTTTTATGAGTACCCGAGCGGAGCGCCGCCGAGTCGTTCGGCGAGCATCGCGCGAAAGCGTCACATCGCCCAAAGTTCGCGCCGTTGCCGCCTTCGTTACAGTTGCTCTCGCGATCTGCATTGCGGCCATCACGTTCGTCGCACGCAGGAGCGTGCCGCCGAGTGCAACTGAAGCACCGGCCTACGCCTCACTAACAAAGGGCGGCGTTGCCCCGCCCTTTGCGGTCACAACGCTGACCGGATCTCACCTAGACTCAAGGCGGATTGCCGAGCCGATCATGCTTGAGATTTTCGCCACGTGGTGCCCGCACTGTCAGCGAGAGACTCAGACCATCAGACGATTACGGCGAGCTTTCGGTGACCGTCTCTCGATCGTAGCCGTTACGGGGAGCGATATTGCCTCCGACCATCAGTCGGTCGAGACGTCCGAAGACGTTCGCCTTTTCGCACGCTATTTCGCCGTCAACTACCCAATGGCGTACGACCCCGGCCTCACCGTTGCCCAGCAATATTTGCAGGGCAGTTTCCCAACCATCGTCTTCGTCAATCGCGCAAAACGCATTTCGTCCGTTGAGATAGGGGAGATCGATCTAAAACGGCTGTCCGCCGACGCCCGGGCTGCCGGCGTAACGGGAGGATAGCATGCATTTTCGAGCGAGCGCCGCGAGAACCGTCGCGATCGGAATTACGCTTATGGCCGCCTTATTTGTTTCGACGCCCGGTTGCGTTCGTGCAGCGGAAAACATCGCCGGCAAGGACATCATCTTCAACGGCACGGTTCCAATGAACGCCTACCTGCACGAGACTCCCGGGCCAAGTGGCACGACGCATATCGACATGTGGGAAGTCCACAACGGGCGCGTAGTCACAGCCTACGATATCGATATGACGAAGATCATGCACATGATCGTCGTCTCGGACGACCTCGTCGACTTCCGGCACGTACACCCGGTCTTGCAATCGAACGGTCACCTCGACATCGACCTCAACCTGCCCCAGAGGCAGGGCGGCTACCACATCTATATCGATGGGTTGCCGCACGGCATCGGGCGACAGGTCTTTCGTTTCGACCTTCCCTCGGGGAGCAGTGTGGCGCCGGCGCGGCACCTGCACCCGCCCGGCGGAACCGTCGTCGTCGGCCCATACACGGTAACGATCGACCCGACAGCGGTCCCGATCGGGGAGATTTCCACCGTTTCCGTACGCATCCTCAAGAACGGCCGGCCGGCGAGAGATCTTCATCCGTACCTCGGCGTGATGGCTCACGGTGTTTTTATCGGCGTCAAGGATCTCGCCTACATGCACGCCCACGGCATGAGCGAGGCCATGCTGAATTCGGCCAATTCGAACGATTGCGGCGACAGTATGATGATGGCGATGACGCCGATGCCGCCCGGCCTCAACATCGGCAACGAGTTCGAATTTCAGATTCTCGCACCGAGCGCTCAGCCTTACGATTTTTGGCTGCAGTTCGTCGGTGGAAAGACGGTCTACACGGCTCCCTTCTTGGTGACGACCATCTAATGCGCGCAGTTGCAACGTCAACGTGTGCTTTGCTTCTGGCGTTCGGCGCGGCTTCAATTGGCGCGATGGGACACGTGCGCGTGTTCCCTGACTCCAATAATACGCAGACGCCCGCTTGCAGCTATGCGAAGTTCGTCGTTCGCGTTCCCGTCGAGAGAAACGTGCCGACGAATCGAATCGACCTAGCGATTCCGAAGGGCGTGGTCGTCTTTGCCGTCCAACCGAAGGCCGGCTGGCAGTTCACACTCCAGAAAACGCGAGGAATTATCACCGGCATCTCTTGGAGCGGGGGGCGTCTCATGCCCGAAGAGTTCGATGAGTTTGCCTTTATCGCGGCGACGCCGAAGACGCCTGGGCCAATCAGTTGGGACGCCAGCCAATACTATGAAAATGGCGAGATCGTTCGCTGGACCGGAGCGCCCAAGAGCGACACGCCCCATTCCGTCACAACCGTAGTGCCCGGGAAATGCTCCACGAGAAAGAAGGTGAAATGAAATTGGCGCATCCGGCCGCGGGAGCCGCCGCGCCTTCGCCCCCCCGCGATTTGCGCGCGCAGCGTGCCGCAGCCCCTATTCTGCTCGATTGGCTGGTGACGCTGGCAGCGGTCTGGATCATGACGGGCCTCTTCATCGATGCTCACCAGCACCTTTTCATGGCCGTAGAGTCATTTCTCAATCCGTGGCACATGACCATGTACACGGGTGCGGTCTTTGCCGCCGCGGTGTTGGGCGTGGCAATCGCCGCCAACTATCGCCATGCCGGCTCGTTTTGGAAGGCCGTCCCCCACGGCTACGCGCAGAGCGTGGTCGGTGTCGCGGCGCTGCTCGTCGGCGGCGCGCTGGACGCCGTCTGGCACTCGATCTTCGGTTTTGAGCACCAGCTCGATCTGCTGCTCAGCCCCCCCCACCTGTTCTTGCTCACCGGCCTCTTTTTCCTGATTACCGGCCCGGTCCGCAGTGCGCTCGCCCGTCCCGACCCATCGAATCTGCTCGAGCAACTGCCGATGCTCGTCGCGCTCGGGCTCGCCTTTGAGATCGCGCAGTTCCTGACGCAGTATGGCTTTTATCCCGAAGCCCTGATGCGTGACCACCCATTGTCGCAAACGGCCTATCACAGCGAACAGTTCATTCTATCCGTCTTCCTCTTTTACAGGCAAGCGCTGGAGATCTCAATTATAATTTGGCAGAGCGTGCTGCTTGCCGCGGCGGTCTTGTACCTATGCGTTCGCAAGCGGCTGCACTTCGGCGCGCTCATAATACTCTGCATCGTCGAAAAGCTTTGGATCGGCGGTGAGCTTTCGAGCGATTTCAAAGAGCTTCTGCTGGTCGTGCTTGCGTCGGCTGCAGCAGGGCTCGTGGGGGACATTGTCGTGGCGAAGTTACGACCCTCGTCGGAGCGTCCTAACGCGTTCCGGCTCCTGGGATTCGTCGTGCCGTCGACCTACTTTGCGGCGTATTTTGCCTTCGCGGTTCCCCTGTTTGGGGGAACGTGGTGGGATGCGAGCTTCGTCTTCGGGTCGATTGTCGAGGCGGGAATCGTCGGCCTCTGCGTCAGTCAGCTCATGCTCGCTGCGTCGCCAAATAACTCTGGTACCGCATGAAGTGCTATCGAATGAGTATCGGCACGACGCGCTCGTCGGTATCGCCGCGCGTGTTGCGCGCGATAATGTGAAGCGTGTAGGCACGACGGTATTGCGGGATAATGTCCAGGACGTCTTGTGAGAAAACGAAGTCTCCAAAACGGCGATGGTCGGCCGCGAAAGAGAACGACTCGGTGCGCACTTCGACACTCGCCACGTTGGTTGACGTCACGATTCGCCCCATCCATCGCCGGCCGGGTCGAATCGTCGTTTCGTTCATCCATACTGCTAGAATGTGCGGTGCCGCATCGGGTGGAAGCGCTTGCGGCGCCGGCCAGGGAGATGGCGCGTCGAGAACGCGATTTGCCGCGAGCATGCGCCCGGTGGTCTGCGAGCACGCGGGCGCAACGAGCACGGCGAGCATCGCTAGCAGGGATCGCGTGAAGTACGCGGGGTGCGTCTCATGCATCGCGTAGTCGCTTTCGACGCGGCATCGCATCCCGCTGCAAATATCTCATACGATTGGGCAATGACCGTTGCCTCGCTATGGCTCTCCGGCGGCATCATGATCGATGCGTGGTATCATTTTCACTCGACGGTAGAAACGTTTTTCGAGCCGGCGCATGCGCTGCTCTATTCCGGTTTGCTTACCAGCTACATCTTTACCGCCGTCGCAGTCGCCGCAGGTCGCCGGCAGGGACACCCCTGGAAGGCTGCGCTGCCGAGGGGGTACGGCATTACCGCCGCCGGCTTGATCGTATGCCTCGCCGGCGGTTTGGCCGATATGGCCAAACACGCGCTCTGGGGATTCGAGGAAGGGTTCAACGCTCTCTTGAGCCCGACGCATCTCCTGATCGGTGTCGGGATGCTCTTGATCATCGCCGGCCCGGTGCGCTCGGTGCTCGACCGGCCGAGTCCGCCTCGAACGTTGCTTGCGCAGCTGCCGCTGGTACTTTCCGCGGCATCGATGATGGAGCTGGTACACTGGGGAACGCAATTCGTCTTTTTAAGCGAGGCCGAAAAGATGAACGCGCCGATATCCCCAGTCAGCATACCACACGAGACCCTTACGTTGCTCACGCTGCAGTACGATAAGGAGGGAATCGGTTTGCTGGCGGTCATCGTGCAAAGCCTGCTAACCGCCGGTTTCTTTCTCTATCTTGCGCGGCGCGTGCGGCTTGCGCCGGGCGCGATGGTCGTGCTCTTCCTTGCCGGGAATGCCTTCGTCGCGGCAGCTCATTCAAATTATATCGGGCAGTTCGTCGCGGTGATCGTCGCCTCGGCGATCGCGGGGTTCGTCGCCGATGGTTTCGGATTGGATCCTGCCGATCAGCTAAGCTCCCGCTGGGCAATCGCGGCATTTATGGTTCCAGCAGTGTACTGGGCGGTGCTGCTCGCCGTGCTCGCACTCGCGATGGGCGGAATCTGGTGGACCCCGGACGTCATCTCCGGTTCCATTCTCTTCGCCGGTCTCGTCGGGCTTTTCGTGAATGCGTTGAC
Coding sequences within:
- a CDS encoding DUF1775 domain-containing protein, whose translation is MGHVRVFPDSNNTQTPACSYAKFVVRVPVERNVPTNRIDLAIPKGVVVFAVQPKAGWQFTLQKTRGIITGISWSGGRLMPEEFDEFAFIAATPKTPGPISWDASQYYENGEIVRWTGAPKSDTPHSVTTVVPGKCSTRKKVK
- a CDS encoding TlpA disulfide reductase family protein, which translates into the protein MSTRAERRRVVRRASRESVTSPKVRAVAAFVTVALAICIAAITFVARRSVPPSATEAPAYASLTKGGVAPPFAVTTLTGSHLDSRRIAEPIMLEIFATWCPHCQRETQTIRRLRRAFGDRLSIVAVTGSDIASDHQSVETSEDVRLFARYFAVNYPMAYDPGLTVAQQYLQGSFPTIVFVNRAKRISSVEIGEIDLKRLSADARAAGVTGG